From a region of the Besnoitia besnoiti strain Bb-Ger1 chromosome I, whole genome shotgun sequence genome:
- a CDS encoding 3'-5' exonuclease domain-containing protein (encoded by transcript BESB_006090), producing MNFSVPALDRLVAERASSGAHPPADAKGRNTEGHSEQRQANALHGLLASITGLVRSAQAIPAGDEYSIRTSNAEAAKETHQAAAETLEVLSLATSLGLPGSGFADASRANIYVHRNLSGVGRDAAGDAGAANVERAQERRNLFPAFQDFLDDLLDDVDKAIAFHERHPNAPLPPPNKLKNNGVSGGDAGASDGRASNSLFPEGHITALSLASSSSSSAAARASPRAGASLAACGARPGVLAELASAVRNRPQRQWLHLIDNFAPRFVPRLPHKPHAREPLHPAIVRAQAVRLKRMRRLRKLLDGEDDGFDDAPQTQNKPSQASADSPNSANAAERPHNGSRDAAAASAGKAETKAKGKSAASTVVLPPSLSLHLHGRGVLPTAGSGGASAESTGSPESPGQGASPKRSVEGEETEPLPHVYEAELSELQWKGEDGQAVDGIFGGSDLFEICKPRRWKPLKDTPLVRISTKEELQAIVDELSSGVHPLVAIDLEHHSFHSYRGFTCLIQLSTREKDYLIDPFPLFEQLHVLNAVTANPRILKIFHGSESDIIWLQRDFSVYVVNMFDTCVAARALALPGGASLANLLHTYCDVEANKQYQLADWRRRPLTPELELYARSDTHYLPYIFDVMKNQLLSRPDMGGAVEGPAVSGLEEGLQVTEAGAQAMQVTMERSRDICLKTHVQGPFDAPTEAELLLKRNRAGLSPLSYVVFIELLKWRDNLARRQDRSPVSLATPAHLLLLAQKRPTSTMEFNAAIRPAPPTLRHHTRELIQLVQKSLLDAAAAQRAANAVGLSPSLPPTPSAPGSPEPVLAAIERSASQEEKKSRKRKSRPDEDDSPSCSSSDDDEALLPQATLLEQAARKVRLDAAQKASGSSSPCRKKEFSADEVGDVSAGACESASLSAKSREGSGMLAPTGEGETATGDGDAKPVARPRGRKAQSCGLIVAAGADGESLVTVHSSLGNKRRRVELPRVTVKVVPLASVDAAAYPDFFGRQRSANFASAPANCRLRGDAKSSGKQASTDEVVHRVYEQMKLVERHHLLVSHEVLGDPFSCLCLPASSFSDADGGADGEANAAALPAACHEEQGPAGACAVAPDDASSASSSSSFFPLLCAVPVPPPPAALLSVLAERDQEAGRSESDREAEGTHANDGDAPEGNEFDTGGDVVIVSQQTKWKRKGRKRGKCGKQKPSEQGEKLRESGAGRPAAIPQRNAEDAKASGVRGGGAALRAAGAASLAQAACTVGTPELPLLAPDAALRRSKFMKDKKSQRPDQTPSSGIAQVDKHGAAPAESAPIPASGEKGGQVRHAEKSKKGRKEVSFAAGAESGTEDSGTEKQKLSWLPAAFLSHGLTAAGLTVQQTGGRRDGKGSGKPPHFKKGKKKGFF from the exons ATGAACTTTTCAGTTCCTGCGCTCGACCGCCTTGTGGCGGAAAGAGCTTCGTCAGGGGCTCACCCGCCAGCCGATGCGAAAGGCAGGAATACCGAGGGACACAGCGAGCAGCGACAGGCGAACGCCCTCCACGGTCTGCTTGCCAGCATCACTGGCCTCGTACGCAGCGCGCAAGCCATTCCCGCAGGTGACGAATACTCGATTCGGACGAgcaacgcggaggcggcgaaggagacgcaccaggcggccgcggagactctAGAAGTTCTTTCGCTGGCGACGAGTCTCGGGCTGCCTGGGTCGGGGTTCGCTGACGCCAGCCGAGCGAACATCTATGTCCATCGCAATCTCTCAGGCGTCGGTAGGGATGCCGCGGGGGACGCGGGAGCAGCGAACGTCGAGCGAGCCCAGGAGCGCAGGAATCTCTTTCCAGCGTTTCAGGATTTCCTCGACGACCTCCTGGACGATGTTGACAAAGCCATTGCGTTCCACGAACGCCACCCCAACGcacctctgcctccgccgaaCAAACTCAAGAACAACGGTGTTTctggcggagacgccggcgcgtcaGATGGCAGAGCCTCGAACTCTCTTTTCCCTGAAGGCCACATTACTGCGCTGTCTTTggcttcctcgtcctcctcgtctgcagcggcgcgcgcgtcacCTCGGGCTGGCGCCAGCCTGGCAGCTTGCGGGGCGAGGCCAGGGGTCCTGGCGGAGCTTGCGAGCGCAGTCCGGAACCGACCCCAGAGGCAGTGGCTCCACCTCATCGACAACTTCGCGCCGCGTTTCGTGCCGCGGTTGCCTCACAAGCCGCACGCCAGAGAGCCGCTTCATCCCGCCATTGTCCGTGCGCAGGCAGTGCGGCtgaagcgcatgcggcgcttGCGGAAACTGCTGGatggcgaggacgacggatTCGACGATGCGCCACAGACGCAGAACAAACCGTCGCAGGCTTCAGCCGACTCGCCCAACTCGGCGAACGCCGCAGAGCGACCGCATaacggcagccgcgacgcagcggccgccagcgctgGAAAGGCAGAGACCAAGGCAAAAGGgaagagcgcggcgtcgacaGTTGTgcttccgccgtcgctgtctcttcaCCTTCACGGACGCGGCGTTCTGCCGACCGCCGGTTCCggaggcgcgtccgccgagTCCACGGGCTCACCCGAGTCCCCAGGTCAGGGGGCCTCGCCGAAGCGGTCtgtggagggcgaggagacagagcccCTTCCGCACGTCTACGAGGCTGAACTGTCGGAACTCCAATGGAAAGGCGAGGACGGGCAGGCCGTTGACGGCATTTTCGGCG GCTCTGATTTGTTTGAAATTTGCAAACCTCGTCGGTGGAAGCCGCTGAAGGACACTCCGCTCGTGCGCATCTCCACTaaggaggagctgcaggccaTTGTGGACGAACTCTCGAGTG GAGTTCACCCACTGGTCGCCATCGATCTGGAGCACCACTCCTTCCACTCCTACCGAGGCTTCACATGTCTGATACAGTTGAGCACGCGCGAAAAAGACTATCTGATAGATCCCTTCCCGCTCTTCGAGCAACTCCACGTCCTCAACGCCGTCACTGCCAATCCGCGAATCCTGAAAATTTTCCACGGTTCCGAGAGCGACATCATTTGGCTGCAG AGAGACTTCAGCGTGTACGTCGTGAACATGTTCGACAcgtgcgtggcggcgcgcgcccttGCGCTTCCGGGTGGTGCCTCGCTGGCGAATCTCCTGCACACCTACTGCGACGTCGAGGCCAACAAGCAGTACCAGCTAGCCGACTGGCGTCGGCG CCCGTTGACTCCAGAGTTGGAGCTCTACGCCCGAAGCGACACCCACTACCTGCCCTACATCTTCGACGTGATGAAAAACCAGCTGCTGTCAAGGCCCGACAT GGGAGGAGCCGTTGAAGGCCCAGCGGTCAGCGGACTAGAGGAGGGCCTTCAAGTCACTGAG gcaggcgcACAGGCAATGCAGGTTACCATGGAGCGGAGTCGCGACATCTGCCTGAAGACCCACGTGCAGGGCCCGTTCGACGCCCCGACcgaggcggagctgctgcTCAAGCGAAATCGCGCTGGCttgtcgcctctctcctaCGTTGTTTTT ATCGAGCTTCTCAAATGGCGGGACAACTTGGCGCGGCGTCAAGACCGCAGtcccgtctccctcgccacGCCCGCCCacctgcttcttctcgcgcaaAAG cgcccgaCGTCCACGATGGAGTTCAACGCGGCCATTCGACCGGCGCCGCCAACCCTCCGCCACCACACGCGAGAACTGATTCAGCTTGTCCAG aAGAGCTTGCTtgacgcggctgcggctcagCGTGCAGCGAACGCCGTCGGTCTGTCTCCGTCGTTGCCTCCGACGCCCAGTGCGCCCGGCAGCCCCGAGCCCGTACTGGCAGCGATCGAGAGGTCGGCGAGtcaagaggagaagaaaagcagaaagaggaagagCAGGCCGGACGAGGACGACTCCCCGAGCTGCTCTAGCagtgacgacgacgaagcgctTCTTCCACAAGCAACTCTGCTtgagcaggcggcgcgcaagGTGCGTCTGGACGCTGCGCAGAAGGCCTCtggctcttcttcgccatGCCGCAAGAAGGAGTTTTCCGCAGATGAAGTTGGAGACGTTTCCGCGGGAGCGTGCGAGAGTGCCTCGCTCAGCGCGAAGAGTCGCGAAGGCTCTGGCATGCTGGCGCCCacgggcgaaggcgaaacaGCGACCGGGGACGGCGATGCGAAGCCGgttgcgcgcccgcggggacgaaaggcgcagagctgcggGCTGATTgttgcagcaggcgcagatgGAGAATCGCTGGTCACCGTCCATTCCTCCCTCGGAAACAAACGAAGACGAGTCGAGCTCCCGCGCGTGACGGTCAAAGTCGTCCCTCTGGCTTCAGTGGATGCAGCCGCTTATCCAG ACTTTTTCGGCCGACAACGCTCTGCTAActtcgcttctgcgcctgccaACTGTAGGCTGCGCGGAGATGCG AAGTCTTCAGGCAAGCAAGCTTCGACCGATGAGGTCGTTCATCGTGTGTACGAGCAGATGAAGTTGGTGGAGCGGCATCACTTGCTTGTGAGTCACGAGGTCCTTGGCGACCCTTTTTCGTGTCTGTGTCTCCCGGCTTCGTCGTTCTCGGACGCTGACGGAGGGGCGGACGGAGAAGCGAACGCGGCCGCACTTCCTGCCGCCTGCCACGAAGAGCAGGGACCagcgggcgcatgcgccgtgGCGCCTGACGATGCGTCATCCGCTTCGagttcttcctccttcttccctTTGCTGTGTGCGGTCCCCGTTCCACCTCCTCCAGCCGCACTCTTGAGCGTTCTTGCCGAGCGCGACCAAGAGGCAGGCCGCTCTGAGTCCGACCGCGAAGCGGAAGGGACGCACGCCaacgacggagacgcgccagAAGGAAACGAATTCGACACCGGGGGGGACGTTGTCATTGTGTCTCAGCAAACGAAGTGGAAACGAAAAGGCCGCAAGCGCGGGAAATGTGGGAAACAGAAACCAAGCGAGCAGGGGGAAAAGCTCCGAGAGTCTGGGGCGGGCAGGCCAGCCGCCATTCCACAGAGAAATGCAGAAGACGCAAAGGCAAGCGGCGTAcgcggtggaggcgcagccttGCGCGCGGCCGGTGCGGCTTCCCTCGCACAGGCCGCATGCACCGTAGGCACGCCCGAGCTGCCGCTCCTCGCACCTGACGCAGCCTTGC